The segment TATTAACGATTGCTTCGGCAGCTCAGGCAAACCGGCCGAACTCTTAGCCTGTCACAGCCTGACTGCAGAATGCATTGCCGGTACGGTAAAGTCTTTCTAAGATAGAAGGAGATAGATGATGTCGGTAAAAATATCGCCATCGATATTGGGAGCGAATTTCTGTAATCTGGAGCAGGACATCAAGGTGCTGGAGCAACATGCAGTGCCTGTTCTGCATCTGGATGTGATGGACGGCCATTTTGTTCCGAATATTACGTTTGGCCCTGATCAAATAAAAATGCTGCGTTCGGTTACGGAAAAAATGGAGTTTGATGCCCATCTGATGGTGACCGATGCCGACTCCCTGCTGGCCCGTCTGGCTGATGCCGGGGTGGATTCGGTAACCGTTCATGTAGAGGCCTGTCCTCATTTGTACCGGACGCTGACTACCATCAAAAATCTGGGGATGAAGGCCGGTGTGGCCTTAAACCCGGCTACGCCGATCGATACGATCAAGCATGTAGGACATATGCTTGACCGTGTATTAATCATGACAGTTGAACCGGGTTTTGGCGGACAGAAATTTATTCCCGGTATGCTGGATAAAATTGCTGAGCTGAACCAATACAAACAAGAAAAAAGTCTGGGCTTTTCCATTCAAGTGGACGGCGGCATCAACCTTGGCAATATAGCCGAGGTAGTTCGTCATGGCGCCAGTGATATTGTTATTGGTTCCTCTATGTTTAATGGTTCGCTGGAGAAAAACATTCAGGATTTTTACGCCGCTCTTAAATAAAGGAAGGCTAAATATGGTAAGGAGGTGCTGGCATGATCGCTTTAGGTGCCGACCATGGTGGATACCAGCTTAAGAATGCAATTAAAAAACACTTGGAAAGCAAGGGAATTGCCTGTAAGGATTTCGGAACCAACTCGGCCGACAGCGTCGATTACCCGAATTATGCGTTAGCCGTAGCCAACAGCATCAAGTCCGGCGAATGCACGGAAGGGATATTGTGCTGCGGTACCGGTGTGGGTATTTCCATCGCGGCCAATAAGATTGACGGCATCCGCGCTGCCTTAGTGGGGGATGTGTTCACTGCCAAGTTAACCAAGGAGCATAATAATTCCAATGTGCTCTGCCTGGGTGAAAGAGTCATCGGCCAGGGACTGGCGTTGATGATTGTCGATACCTGGCTGGAAGCCGGTTATGCAGGGGCCCATCATCAAAAACGCCTGG is part of the Propionispora hippei DSM 15287 genome and harbors:
- the rpiB gene encoding ribose 5-phosphate isomerase B, encoding MIALGADHGGYQLKNAIKKHLESKGIACKDFGTNSADSVDYPNYALAVANSIKSGECTEGILCCGTGVGISIAANKIDGIRAALVGDVFTAKLTKEHNNSNVLCLGERVIGQGLALMIVDTWLEAGYAGAHHQKRLDLLVELEKNQSC
- the rpe gene encoding ribulose-phosphate 3-epimerase, whose protein sequence is MMSVKISPSILGANFCNLEQDIKVLEQHAVPVLHLDVMDGHFVPNITFGPDQIKMLRSVTEKMEFDAHLMVTDADSLLARLADAGVDSVTVHVEACPHLYRTLTTIKNLGMKAGVALNPATPIDTIKHVGHMLDRVLIMTVEPGFGGQKFIPGMLDKIAELNQYKQEKSLGFSIQVDGGINLGNIAEVVRHGASDIVIGSSMFNGSLEKNIQDFYAALK